A window from Solanum stenotomum isolate F172 chromosome 7, ASM1918654v1, whole genome shotgun sequence encodes these proteins:
- the LOC125869761 gene encoding uncharacterized protein LOC125869761 codes for MERMNQMREFSEKWIVNVLPMAMDILRKNVEITDNCEVKFNDDLGFEIHDPPYSDEPVKKKFGKATRKGRKMKCSECKTFGHNKKGCPTLKNAGTSNIGTSVATARTNVVTVGTSAATAETNAATSDFTNAAIGSQSSVNAGLSAATASTLARRPTNVSSSGVRPATTSTICGRPTNASSSTVRAAAASTFGVRPTTTPFKYSTSSVVGQKRKTSTTLRGGATFSENINRVLHSATLSSSTPTNIHLGYKPNGLRWKGKAAVTQRQL; via the exons ATGGAAAGAATGAATCAAATGAGagaattttcagaaaaatgGATTGTTAATGTATTGCCAATGGCTATGGATATTCTtagaaaaaatgttgaaattacaGATAATTGTGAGGTAAAGTTTAATGATGATCTTGGCTTTGAGATTCATGATCCACCATATAGTGATGAGCCTGTTAAGAAGAAGTTTGGAAAGGCAACAAGAAAgggaagaaaaatgaaatgttcTGAGTGTAAGACTTTTGGGCATAACAAGAAAGGATGTCCAACTCTG AAAAATGCTGGAACTTCAAATATTGGAACAAGTGTTGCAACTGCTAGAACAAATGTTGTAACTGTTGGAACAAGTGCTGCAACTGCTGAAACAAATGCTGCAACTTCAGATTTTACAAATGCTGCAATTGGAAGCCAATCAAGTGTAAATGCAGGTCTAAGTGCTGCAACTGCCTCAACACTTGCTAGAAGGCCTACAAATGTTTCATCAAGTGGTGTGAGGCCTGCAACTACCTCAACAATTTGTGGAAGGCCTACAAATGCTTCATCAAGTACTGTGAGGGCAGCTGCTGCCTCAACATTTGGTGTGAGGCCTACAACAACTCCTTTTAAGTACTCAACTTCTAGTGTAGTTGGCCAAAAAAGAAAGACTAGCACAACTTTGAGAGGTGGTGCAACTTTT TCTGAAAATATTAATAGGGTGTTGCATAGTGCTACATTGTCAAGTTCAACTCCTACGAATATTCATCTTGGTTACAAACCCAATGGACTAAGGTGGAAGGGAAAAGCTGCAGTTACTCAAAGGCAGCTATGA